The following DNA comes from Micromonospora chokoriensis.
GCGCGCCGACGAACACGCTGGGTGCCCATCGCATCATGTTCGCCGTCGACGACATGGACGACATCCTCGACCGTCTGCGCCCGCACGGAGCCGAACTCATCGGCGAGCTGGTGCAGTACGAGAACAGCTACCCGCTCTGCTACCTGCGCGGCCCCGCCGGCATCGCCATCGCACTGGCCGAGCAGACCAGCTAACGCCGGGGGATCGCGACTGGACGCCGCAGCCGGGCCGGCTACGGCGTCCAGTCGCGCCGGAGCAGTCCGTAGATCACCATGTCCGCGAAACCGTCGCCGTCGTACTCGCGCTCCCGCAGGGTGCCTTCGTGCGTGAAGCCGCACGCCTCCGCGGTCCGCCGCATGGCCGTGTTGCTGGCCAGCGTCTCCAACTCCAGACGGCGCAGGTTGCGGTTTCGGAAGCCGTACCGGCAGAGCAACCGGATCACCTCGGTCCCGTAACCCTGGCCACGTGCCTCGGGTAGCAGCGAGATGCCGAGGTGGGCGTACTGGTTGAACGCACTGATCCCCCACAGCACGCTGCCGCCGAGGAACGTGCCGTCGGCCACGGTTTCGGCCACCAGCGACACAGTGGCCTGGCCGTCGGGCGGGTCGGCGACCTTCTTCTCCAGCCGGGCCCGGATCTGCCCGACGTGCAGCGGCAGGAACGGCTCGCCGTCGGTGACCAGGTGCAACTCGGGATCCCCGTACAGACGGAACATGTTCGGCGCGTCGTCGGGAGTGGGCGGGCGCAGTCGGACCCGCTCGGTGGCGAACATGCCGCGACGCTAACAGCCACCACGCAGGCCCACGACCCGGTTTCGGCCGGACGCTCAGTCCAGTGTGACCACCCAGCGAGCGCCCTCGCCCCGCGCCAGCCGATCGAACGCCGTGGGTGCCTCGTCCAGCGGAATCGTGCCGCTGACCAGCACACCCAGATCCAGCGCGCCGTCGGCGAGGGCGGCGGCCAGCACCGGCACCTCCCGGTCCGGGTCGGACGAGCCGTAGACCGAGGAGCGCAGGGTACGGGCGGAGTGGAAGATGTCCAGCGCGCCGAGGCTGACCATGTCGTCCTTGGCGCCCATGCCGACCACCGTCACCGCTCCCCCGCGCCGGGTGAGCCGCCAGGCGGCGCGGATGGTGGCGGCCCGGCCGACGCACTCGAACGCGTGGTCGACGCCCCGGCCTTCGGTGCGGGCACGGATCTCCTTGGAGAGCCGGTCGTCGGAGAGCAGGAAGTCGGTCGCCCCGGCGGCGAGCGCGAGGTCGCGCTTGGCCTCGGCGACGTCGACGGCGAGGATCGTCGTGGCACCGGCCCGGCGGGCGGCGGCCAGGACGGCGAGGCCCACCCCGCCGAGCCCGACCACTGCCACGCTCTCACCAGGTGCCACCCGGGCCGTGTTGCCGACCGCGCCGACGCCCGTGAGCACCGCACAGCCGAGCAGGGCGGCCTGCTCGGGCGGCAGCCCGGCCGGGATCGGGATGACGGCGCGTTCGGGCACCACCACCGCCTCGGCGAGCGCGCCGAGGCCGAGGGTCAGGTGCAGCGGTACGCCGTCGTCGGTCTCGCCGCGGGGCACGGTCGGGGCCGTGGTGGCGGCGCAGAGCCACGGCTCGTCACGACGGCACCACCAGCAGGCCCGGCAGGCCGGCGCCCAGTTGAGGACCACCGGGGTGCCGACGGCCAGATCCACGCCCGGCCCGGTCGCGGCCACCACTCCGGTCGCCTCGTGCCCGAGCACCAGCGGGAATCGCGCGGCGAGGGTGCCGTTGGCCATCGACAGGTCGGAGTGGCAGACCCCGGCGGCGGTGATCGTCACCCGGACCTCGCCGGGGCCGGGAGCGGGCAGGCGTACCCGCTCGATCCGCAGCTCGGCGTCGGACCCGCGCGCGACCAGCGCGCGGACGGTGACCGGCGCGGCCGGGGTCGTCTCCGCGCC
Coding sequences within:
- a CDS encoding GNAT family N-acetyltransferase; amino-acid sequence: MFATERVRLRPPTPDDAPNMFRLYGDPELHLVTDGEPFLPLHVGQIRARLEKKVADPPDGQATVSLVAETVADGTFLGGSVLWGISAFNQYAHLGISLLPEARGQGYGTEVIRLLCRYGFRNRNLRRLELETLASNTAMRRTAEACGFTHEGTLREREYDGDGFADMVIYGLLRRDWTP
- a CDS encoding zinc-binding dehydrogenase, whose product is MSGAETTPAAPVTVRALVARGSDAELRIERVRLPAPGPGEVRVTITAAGVCHSDLSMANGTLAARFPLVLGHEATGVVAATGPGVDLAVGTPVVLNWAPACRACWWCRRDEPWLCAATTAPTVPRGETDDGVPLHLTLGLGALAEAVVVPERAVIPIPAGLPPEQAALLGCAVLTGVGAVGNTARVAPGESVAVVGLGGVGLAVLAAARRAGATTILAVDVAEAKRDLALAAGATDFLLSDDRLSKEIRARTEGRGVDHAFECVGRAATIRAAWRLTRRGGAVTVVGMGAKDDMVSLGALDIFHSARTLRSSVYGSSDPDREVPVLAAALADGALDLGVLVSGTIPLDEAPTAFDRLARGEGARWVVTLD